The segment GCGAGCCACCGGCCGCCCTGGTTTCCGCGTCAGACGTGAAACCCAAAGGTCACCTCCGGAAAACCGTCCATGACGGCGTTATCCAGCTCGATACCTTTGCCTAGCCATTGATCGACGCTCCATCCCTGGCCCTCGTAAAAGCGCCGTGTTTTGGGATCGAGCAGAAGACCATAGTGGGGCGCGTCGAGCTGGATATAGCGCGCGCCCAGACGGACCAATTCCGCAACTTCTTCACGGAGAATTTGCACGATGTCGGCGAGAAAGCTGTCGAGCGTCGGATAGACGGACTTTGAAAGTTCCGCGGACCAAAAATTGGCCCACAGGCCGGGGCTTGGCAGCGTGATCTTAGGGATGCGCGTCGTTTTGCTTTTGAGATAAA is part of the Candidatus Binatia bacterium genome and harbors:
- a CDS encoding methionine synthase, translated to YLKSKTTRIPKITLPSPGLWANFWSAELSKSVYPTLDSFLADIVQILREEVAELVRLGARYIQLDAPHYGLLLDPKTRRFYEGQGWSVDQWLGKGIELDNAVMDGFPEVTFGFHV